A stretch of the Hyperolius riggenbachi isolate aHypRig1 chromosome 11, aHypRig1.pri, whole genome shotgun sequence genome encodes the following:
- the LOC137538660 gene encoding posterior protein-like: protein MEVVSEFLKKYSSANYRSCVDEALTHQYSDLEKQCEMQNERLQTKVSSKKNRKQRMANLIDMLIKMKELALQKELQFYTEKAQIREEIDSITKNCLAMDIKNNDCECEELTEEVDKLVVENGGLQECLDDCDSTCRLRELQIASLEQRESQKDNVIQMLTEQLAQKEQCLQLSKAQGNTACNQGNSSSYRSLGKEQRGREEHPICTADESQSPPELSLNQNSTLFTPIPDRIDHQHRNAQGQGHANHNVLSTTLSIQDRTNLCQILGKFDTSASPVSLSNKLEAVVTQYNLGNRDACALLRAWLPSQLCEKLLPPVGTHTGLLAELNSNWGNAADRMGELQRVMGGRDARGTNALENARFRKGEDPVLFCSEYLSLYKSTFNCPDMSPDNGSFLYSMANKCTFVDYHTKIALRNANSYQTFLNIIKDWIQETNQDSKGQRKIAEVTKSEGRVRSTGKCYKCGHMGHFMRDCKLNRRVGGNRSFSDRKDQKRPGPDRVQREKVQGPDVTLYGPLLKELERVKSKIAEIPEEYKTPPPSNPYVKP from the coding sequence ATGGAAGTTGTTTCAGAATTCCTTAAAAAATATTCCTCTGCAAATTATCGCTCATGTGTGGATGAGGCTTTGACTCATCAGTATAGTGATTTAGAAAAGCAGTGTGAAATGCAGAATGAAAGATTACAGACCAAGgtttcttctaaaaaaaatagaaaacagagaaTGGCCAATCTCATTGATATGTTAATTAAGATGAAAGAGCTAGCGTTACAAAAGGAGTTGCAGTTTTACACTGAAAAAGCTCAGATAAGAGAAGAAATTGATAGCATTACAAAAAATTGCTTAGCCATGGATATTAAAAATAATGATTGTGAATGTGAGGAATTGACGGAGGAAGTTGATAAACTTGTTGTAGAGAATGGTGGTTTACAAGAGTGTTTAGATGATTGTGATTCTACATGTAGACTCAGGGAATTACAGATAGCATCTTTGGAACAAAGAGAGTCACAGAAAGACAATGTTATTCAAATGCTTACAGAGCAGCTGGCTCAAAAGGAACAATGTTTACAGTTGTCAAAAGCACAAGGTAACACTGCATGCAACCAGGGTAATAGCTCAAGTTACAGATCCCTGGGAAAGGAgcaaagaggcagagaggagcatCCGATTTGTACTGCAGACGAATCTCAATCTCCTCCTGAGCTTTCATTAAATCAAAATTCCACACTCTTTACGCCTATCCCAGACAGGATTGATCACCAACACAGAAATGCTCAAGGGCAAGGTCATGCAAATCATAATGTGCTCTCCACAACACTCTCTATACAGGATCGCACAAACCTGTGCCAGATATTGGGGAAGTTTGACACTTCAGCCTCACCTGTCAGCCTCTCCAATAAGCTGGAAGCTGTAGTCACTCAATATAATTTGGGAAACAGAGATGCCTGTGCGCTACTGCGTGCATGGCTCCCTTCACAGCTGTGTGAGAAATTACTGCCTCCTGTGGGGACTCATACTGGTCTGTTGGCAGAACTTAATTCCAATTGGGGAAATGCAGCAGACAGAATGGGAGAGTTACAGAGAGTGATGGGAGGGAGAGATGCTAGAGGAACCAATGCGCTAGAAAATGCCAGATTTAGAAAAGGTGAAGACCCTGTTTTATTTTGCAGTGAATACTTGTCACTGTACAAGTCCACATTTAATTGCCCAGATATGTCTCCTGACAACGGTAGTTTTCTTTACTCGATGGCTAACAAGTGTACCTTTGTGGATTATCACACAAAGATTGCACTCAGAAATGCTAATTCATACCAGACATTTCTGAACATAATAAAGGACTGGATTCAGGAGACAAATCAGGACAGTAAAGGGCAAAGGAAAATTGCAGAGGTAACTAAGAGTGAAGGAAGGGTCAGATCCACTGGCAAATGTTATAAATGTGGGCATATGGGACATTTCATGAGAGACTGTAAATTGAACAGGAGAGTAGGGGGTAACAGAAGTTTTTCTGACAGGAAAGATCAGAAGAGGCCTGGACCAGACAGGGTGCAGAGGGAAAAAGTCCAAGGTCCCGATGTTACCCTATATGGTCCACTCCTAAAAGAGCTAGAGAGGGTTAAAAGTAAAATCGCTGAAATTCCAGAGGAATACAAGACCCCACCCCCATCCAATCCTTATGTGAAACCATAG
- the LOC137538663 gene encoding piggyBac transposable element-derived protein 4-like: MASKRASSAKAVLQLQESDSELDALDASDSESWQSSSSDAESDSGEDSSLDVRDVRTWCAIDCSTPQAPPPRFAFTGSSGLKVEVEGSDPLTYLKLFLTADVIDKIVSETNRYAEQQMATSHLRFSRVRAWEPVTSDVIWQFLGLIILQGVVGKPMQKMYWSTNHLLATPFFGSVMSEYKFSLIMKFLHFTNNEEYDENTHPAPKLRKIWDVSQLIMRNFKQTYVPERDISIDESLMAYKGRLSWIQYIASKRARFGIKSYRLCESSSGYIWNAVIYTGKGTTFSETFRSYGLATSSVLTLLEPLLNQGYCVTTDNFYTSPELIEVLLHNRTDCYGTVRPNRRDMPTSFGAKKLKPGDIVAWQKGKILALRWRDKKDVCLMSTVHNTATVTVHTRGGKEVVKPQLVLDYNNTMGGVDKSDQETTFYPAMRKQQKKYYKKIFRHLLEQCLWNSYVLFKKYSDQPGIHADFIWKVVESIFVRHQSSPTAARRPGRHGAGVVNPERLTARHFVEYVPPTEKKATPSRMCVVCCSKKDSSGKKIRKETRFHCPDCDVGLCAVPCFKIYHTRELY; the protein is encoded by the coding sequence ATGGCGTCCAAGCGTGCGTCCAGCGCAAAAGCTGTTCTTCAGCTGCAGGAAAGTGACAGCGAACTTGACGCACTTGATGCAAGCGATAGCGAATCCTGGCAAAGTTCGTCGTCTGATGCTGAAAGCGACAGCGGTGAGGATTCGTCGCTTGATGTCCGAGATGTGCGCACCTGGTGCGCAATTGATTGCAGTACGCCTCAAGCTCCGCCGCCGAGATTCGCATTCACTGGTTCATCAGGTTTGAAGGTGGAGGTGGAAGGCAGCGACCCCTTGACGTACCTGAAATTGTTTCTGACAGCTGACGTCATCGACAAAATTGTTTCTGAGACAAACAGGTACGCAGAGCAGCAAATGGCGACTTCACATCTGAGGTTTTCCAGAGTCAGAGCATGGGAACCGGTGACCTCAGATGTCATTTGGCAGTTCCTGGGCCTAATCATCTTACAAGGAGTTGTGGGGAAACCAATGCAGAAAATGTATTGGTCCACCAATCATTTACTGGCTACTCCTTTCTTTGGATCCGTCATGTCGGAATATAAATTTTCTTTGATTATGAAGTTCCTACATTTTACAAATAACGAGGAATATGACGAAAACACACATCCGGCACCAAAACTTCGTAAAATTTGGGATGTAAGCCAACTTATAATGAGGAACTTCAAGCAGACCTATGTGCCTGAGCGAGACATCAGCATCGATgaaagcctcatggcatataaAGGACGGCTCAGCTGGATACAATATATTGCGTCTAAAAGGGCACGATTTGGGATAAAATCTTATCGCCTGTGTGAATCCAGCTCTGGATATATATGGAATGCCGTTATCTACACAGGAAAGGGGACAACATTTAGCGAGACTTTCCGCAGCTATGGTCTGGCCACGTCCTCTGTCCTGACACTTCTCGAGCCACTTCTAAATCAGGGCTACTGTGTCACAACCGACAATTTTTATACCTCTCCTGAGCTAATTGAGGTCCTTTTGCATAACCGAACTGATTGCTATGGCACAGTTAGGCCTAACAGGCGCGACATGCCAACGTCATTTGGCGCCAAAAAGCTTAAGCCTGGAGACATTGTGGCCTGGCAAAAAGGCAAAATTCTGGCGCTGAGATGGCGGGACAAAAAAGACGTGTGTCTGATGAGCACCGTGCACAATACCGCCACAGTGACAGTCCACACAAGAGGTGGGAAAGAGGTCGTCAAACCACAGCTTGTGTTGGATTACAACAACACTATGGGAGGCGTGGACAAATCTGACCAGGAGACCACCTTCTATCCAGCGATGcggaaacaacaaaaaaaatattataagaaAATTTTTCGGCATCTTCTGGAGCAGTGTCTTTGGAACTCCTATGTGCTCTTCAAAAAATATAGCGACCAGCCCGGGATTCATGCTGACTTTATTTGGAAAGTTGTGGAGTCCATATTTGTTAGACACCAAAGTTCACCCACAGCGGCGAGGAGACCTGGACGTCATGGTGCTGGAGTGGTAAATCCAGAACGCCTAACTGCACGTCACTTTGTGGAATACGTCCCGCCGACAGAAAAAAAGGCAACACCAAGTCGGATGTGCGTCGTTTGCTGCTCAAAGAAGGACAGCAgtggcaaaaaaataagaaaagaaaccaggttccACTGTCCTGACTGTGACGTGGGTCTTTGTGCAGTCCCATGTTTCAAAATTTACCATACCCGGGagctttattag